One segment of Radiobacillus kanasensis DNA contains the following:
- a CDS encoding YitT family protein, with product MFLFEVKRIVVVLFGALLGALSLNLFLISAKVYASGFTGVAQLTSSIMNDFLGIEGVSTGILLFILNIPVAILGWFKVGKGFTIYSAISVAATSVFLEIIPVVQLSEDIILNAVFGGLIAGIGVGFTLKWGASTGGLDIIAMVLSRMKDRPIGSFFMVINGIIIALAGIIYEPENALYTLVTLYVTTRVIDAIHTRHEKVTAMIVTREADRLQKAIHDTMVRGITILPARGAYTKEDKDMMVLVITRYELYDLERIIKEVDPNAFTNVVQTTGIFGFFRRND from the coding sequence ATGTTTTTATTTGAAGTGAAACGTATAGTCGTTGTGTTGTTCGGAGCATTGTTAGGTGCGTTGTCCTTAAATTTATTTCTCATTAGTGCTAAGGTTTATGCAAGTGGATTTACAGGGGTAGCACAGTTGACTTCGAGTATAATGAATGATTTTCTAGGTATTGAAGGGGTAAGTACTGGTATTTTATTATTTATTTTAAATATTCCGGTTGCTATCCTCGGTTGGTTTAAGGTTGGAAAGGGATTTACGATATATAGTGCCATTTCGGTTGCAGCAACTTCTGTGTTTTTAGAAATCATTCCTGTCGTACAATTATCGGAAGATATTATTTTAAATGCTGTTTTCGGTGGTTTAATTGCTGGAATCGGTGTTGGATTTACATTGAAGTGGGGGGCCTCTACGGGAGGACTTGATATTATCGCCATGGTGCTTTCCCGAATGAAGGATCGTCCAATAGGAAGCTTTTTTATGGTGATTAACGGTATCATCATTGCATTAGCCGGAATCATTTATGAACCGGAAAATGCCTTATATACATTGGTAACATTATATGTAACGACCCGTGTCATCGATGCCATTCATACGCGTCATGAAAAAGTAACCGCGATGATTGTGACAAGAGAAGCAGACCGCCTTCAAAAAGCGATTCACGATACGATGGTTCGAGGAATCACCATTTTACCAGCAAGAGGTGCCTACACAAAAGAAGACAAGGATATGATGGTCCTTGTTATTACAAGGTATGAATTGTATGACTTAGAACGGATTATTAAAGAAGTAGACCCAAATGCGTTTACGAATGTTGTTCAGACCACGGGAATATTCGGTTTCTTCAGAAGAAATGATTAA
- a CDS encoding DegV family protein: MNVKILADSACDLGEESVKQYDIDILSLTVQLDDQNFEDGKTISAKTVYDAMRNGKAPKTSQVSPQTFKDVFTKYAEQNQPCIYPAFSSELSGTYQAAKLMEQEVKEAYPDWQFEIIDTKGASLGLGLVVLRAAKMAQEGKDFSSILEMSKYHAEHMEHIFTVDDLEYLYRGGRVSKTAAFVGTLLKIKPLLHMEDGKLIPLEKIRGSKKVFKRMLEVMEERGVDLRTQPIGISHGDDLETATLVSDMIKETFHNDDIHIEMVGSSIGAHAGPGTIAIFFLNHPYK, from the coding sequence ATGAATGTAAAAATCCTAGCAGATTCCGCGTGTGATTTAGGAGAAGAAAGTGTCAAACAGTATGATATCGATATTCTCTCATTAACCGTACAGTTAGATGATCAAAACTTCGAGGATGGCAAAACTATCTCGGCAAAAACCGTATATGATGCTATGCGAAATGGAAAAGCCCCTAAAACTTCACAAGTATCGCCACAAACGTTTAAGGATGTTTTCACCAAATATGCAGAGCAAAACCAACCTTGTATTTATCCCGCTTTTTCTTCTGAATTATCAGGTACATATCAAGCCGCGAAACTAATGGAACAAGAAGTAAAGGAAGCTTATCCGGATTGGCAATTTGAAATCATAGATACTAAAGGCGCTTCCTTAGGGTTAGGTTTAGTTGTTCTTCGTGCTGCTAAAATGGCACAAGAAGGAAAAGACTTCTCCTCCATATTAGAAATGAGCAAATATCATGCAGAACATATGGAACATATCTTCACGGTAGATGACCTCGAATATTTATATCGTGGTGGCCGTGTGAGTAAAACAGCTGCATTTGTCGGGACTCTACTAAAGATTAAACCTTTGCTACATATGGAAGACGGAAAATTAATTCCACTAGAAAAAATTCGTGGTTCTAAAAAAGTATTTAAGCGAATGCTGGAGGTCATGGAAGAACGAGGGGTTGATTTGAGAACCCAACCAATCGGCATTAGCCATGGAGATGACTTGGAAACGGCCACTCTCGTCTCCGATATGATAAAAGAAACCTTCCATAACGATGACATTCATATTGAAATGGTTGGCTCTTCCATTGGAGCACATGCAGGACCAGGAACAATTGCCATTTTCTTTTTAAATCATCCGTATAAGTAA